From Thermoflavifilum aggregans, a single genomic window includes:
- a CDS encoding HAD-IA family hydrolase produces MPEIRLVVFDMIGTVINDHHAIEQSLISAFAEMDISVSEEQVSAVMGLHKKEAIQILCRKNGYTDDPDLAEKIYHQFMQRLWDAYAEKRILIPFPDAEKIFAWLHGKGIKVALNTGFDTELMMIVLKQVGWDEHPLIDGVVASDQVKRGRPFPDMIQYLMQKAGVSHSYQVMKVGDTEADIMEGRNAACGYVVGILTGSSSAEQLIRHKPDDIIHQLNEIKNRIH; encoded by the coding sequence ATGCCAGAAATCCGATTAGTGGTTTTTGATATGATTGGCACGGTGATCAATGATCATCATGCAATTGAGCAAAGTCTTATTTCAGCATTTGCGGAAATGGATATATCCGTTTCCGAAGAACAGGTAAGTGCTGTAATGGGATTGCACAAAAAAGAAGCGATTCAGATACTCTGTCGAAAAAACGGTTATACAGATGATCCTGATCTTGCCGAGAAGATTTATCATCAATTTATGCAAAGATTATGGGATGCATATGCTGAGAAGCGAATCCTGATTCCGTTTCCAGATGCAGAAAAAATATTTGCATGGTTGCATGGCAAGGGTATTAAAGTTGCTTTGAATACTGGATTTGATACAGAACTAATGATGATTGTATTGAAACAAGTAGGCTGGGATGAACATCCGCTAATTGATGGTGTGGTTGCCAGTGATCAGGTAAAAAGGGGTAGGCCTTTCCCGGATATGATTCAATATCTCATGCAAAAAGCAGGCGTATCGCATTCCTATCAGGTAATGAAGGTGGGTGATACTGAAGCCGATATCATGGAAGGCCGAAATGCAGCCTGTGGCTATGTAGTGGGAATACTCACCGGAAGCAGTTCAGCTGAACAGCTCATCAGGCATAAACCGGATGATATCATTCATCAATTAAATGAAATCAAAAACAGAATCCATTGA